A genome region from Microbacterium terricola includes the following:
- the yidD gene encoding membrane protein insertion efficiency factor YidD — MSVLPSTALGDAEFAASDLVRGVTVLPRNAVLALLHGYRATISHTYGDVCKYFPSCSAYAVGAVQQHGALKGAALSAARLARCHPWAVGGVDDVPPHPHFRHDLTSHGFVVPSRKD; from the coding sequence ATGAGCGTCCTCCCCTCGACTGCCCTCGGTGACGCCGAGTTCGCAGCATCCGATCTCGTCCGTGGCGTCACCGTGCTCCCGCGGAACGCGGTGCTCGCCCTGCTGCACGGATATCGCGCCACGATCTCGCACACGTACGGGGATGTCTGCAAATACTTCCCCTCCTGCTCCGCCTACGCCGTCGGCGCGGTGCAGCAGCATGGCGCGCTCAAAGGCGCCGCACTCTCAGCCGCCCGTCTCGCCCGTTGTCACCCCTGGGCGGTGGGCGGCGTGGACGATGTCCCCCCGCACCCGCACTTCCGGCATGACCTGACCTCGCACGGTTTCGTCGTGCCTTCCCGAAAGGACTGA
- the rnpA gene encoding ribonuclease P protein component — protein MLARPHRLTRGSEYKAVVRRGRRCAAPHTVTYVVASGEQRAARFGFIVSRQVGTAVVRNTVRRRLKAICAESLPSVREGSDVVIRALPSAATLDFAVLREEVQQCLARRAA, from the coding sequence GTGCTCGCGCGGCCGCACCGACTCACCCGCGGATCGGAGTACAAGGCCGTCGTCCGTCGGGGTCGTCGCTGCGCCGCGCCCCATACCGTCACGTACGTGGTGGCATCCGGTGAGCAGCGTGCTGCACGCTTCGGCTTCATCGTGAGCCGCCAAGTCGGCACCGCCGTCGTACGCAACACCGTCCGTCGTCGCCTCAAGGCGATCTGCGCGGAATCACTGCCGTCTGTGCGCGAAGGATCTGATGTGGTGATCCGAGCCCTACCCAGCGCGGCGACCCTGGACTTCGCGGTGCTGCGCGAAGAGGTGCAGCAATGCCTGGCTCGGAGGGCCGCATGA